One segment of Streptomyces sp. NBC_01463 DNA contains the following:
- a CDS encoding dodecin family protein: MSNHTYRVTEIVGTSHDGIDAAIRNGVARASETLHNLDWFEITQVRGQIKDGRIEHYQVGLKVGFRLDEKE; the protein is encoded by the coding sequence ATGTCCAATCACACGTATCGCGTCACGGAGATCGTAGGAACCTCCCATGACGGCATCGACGCGGCCATCCGCAACGGCGTCGCCAGAGCTTCGGAAACGTTGCACAATCTCGACTGGTTCGAGATCACCCAGGTACGCGGCCAGATCAAGGATGGCCGGATCGAGCACTACCAGGTCGGCCTGAAGGTGGGCTTCCGGCTCGACGAGAAGGAGTGA
- a CDS encoding glycosyl hydrolase family 18 protein, translated as MRRPRTVGAVLSALATVVASAGLVLGSGAGAQAAATAATPLPAHVFAPYFEAWNGDSPAALSQASGAKYLTMAFIQTEARGSCTPYWNGDSGTPIAQSEFGADFTTIRSRGGDVIPSFGGYAADNGGTEIADSCTNVDSIAAAYEKVITTYDVSRLDMDIEDNSLENSAGIDRRNKAIKKVQDWAAANGRSVQISYTLPTTTSGLADSGLAVLENAVSNGARVDVVNLMTFDYYDGASHNMAQDTQTSITGLKGQLADLYPSKTDAQLWGMTGIIEMPGIDDYGPAETFTTADATSVYNWAVSKGVSTLSFWALQRDNGGCPGTGGSDTCSGIAQDTWYFSHTFAPFTSGGTGPVTDDYSVAVSPASATIAPGGTATATVKTAVTSGSAKSVALKTSGAPAGVTATLSPATVTAGGTSALTVKASASAAPGTYTITVTGTAGTLSHAASFALTVSGPGGGTGSLVNGDFETGSLGPWTCESGGAVVSTPVHGGTRALAAAATSSQTGECTQTLTLSPNTKYTLSGWVQGSYGYLGVKGGATASTWGSSSGYAKQSVAFTTGSSGAVTVYLHGWYGQGTVYGDDLSVTS; from the coding sequence ATGAGACGTCCAAGAACAGTCGGCGCCGTACTGAGCGCCTTGGCCACCGTCGTCGCCTCCGCAGGCCTGGTCCTCGGATCGGGCGCCGGCGCACAGGCCGCCGCCACCGCCGCCACTCCCCTGCCCGCCCACGTCTTCGCCCCGTACTTCGAGGCGTGGAACGGCGACAGCCCCGCCGCGCTCTCGCAGGCGTCCGGCGCCAAGTACCTGACCATGGCCTTCATCCAGACCGAGGCGCGGGGCTCCTGCACCCCGTACTGGAACGGCGATTCGGGCACCCCCATCGCCCAGTCCGAGTTCGGCGCCGACTTCACCACCATCCGCTCGCGCGGCGGCGACGTGATCCCGTCGTTCGGCGGCTACGCGGCCGACAACGGCGGCACCGAGATCGCCGACAGCTGCACGAACGTCGACTCCATCGCGGCGGCCTACGAGAAGGTCATCACGACCTACGACGTGTCCCGTCTCGACATGGACATCGAGGACAACTCGCTGGAGAACAGCGCCGGGATCGACCGCCGCAACAAGGCGATCAAGAAGGTCCAGGACTGGGCGGCCGCCAACGGACGCTCGGTGCAGATCTCGTACACCCTGCCCACCACCACGAGCGGTCTGGCCGACAGCGGTCTCGCGGTGCTGGAGAACGCGGTGTCCAACGGGGCCAGGGTCGATGTCGTGAACCTCATGACGTTCGACTACTACGACGGCGCCTCGCACAACATGGCGCAGGACACCCAGACGTCGATCACCGGCCTGAAGGGCCAGCTCGCCGACCTGTATCCGTCGAAGACCGACGCCCAGCTCTGGGGCATGACGGGCATCATCGAGATGCCGGGCATCGACGACTACGGTCCGGCCGAGACGTTCACGACGGCCGATGCCACGTCGGTCTACAACTGGGCGGTCTCCAAGGGTGTCAGCACCCTGTCGTTCTGGGCACTCCAGCGGGACAACGGCGGCTGCCCGGGCACCGGGGGAAGCGACACCTGCTCCGGCATCGCGCAGGACACCTGGTACTTCAGCCACACCTTCGCGCCGTTCACGAGCGGCGGCACGGGTCCGGTGACGGACGACTACTCGGTGGCCGTGTCACCCGCTTCGGCGACGATCGCACCGGGCGGGACGGCCACGGCCACCGTGAAGACGGCGGTCACCTCGGGCAGCGCCAAGAGCGTCGCGCTGAAGACGAGCGGGGCGCCCGCCGGTGTGACGGCGACGCTCAGCCCGGCGACGGTCACGGCCGGGGGCACATCGGCCCTGACCGTGAAGGCCTCGGCGTCGGCGGCGCCCGGCACGTACACGATCACCGTCACCGGTACCGCGGGCACACTCAGCCACGCGGCGAGCTTCGCACTGACCGTGTCGGGCCCGGGCGGCGGCACGGGTTCGCTGGTGAACGGGGACTTCGAGACCGGCTCGCTGGGTCCCTGGACCTGTGAGTCCGGCGGCGCGGTCGTCTCCACCCCGGTGCACGGCGGCACGCGCGCCCTCGCCGCGGCGGCCACCTCCTCGCAGACCGGCGAGTGCACCCAGACGCTCACCCTGTCCCCCAACACCAAGTACACGCTCAGTGGCTGGGTGCAGGGCAGCTACGGCTACCTCGGCGTCAAGGGCGGTGCCACGGCGAGCACCTGGGGGTCGTCCAGCGGCTACGCCAAGCAGTCGGTCGCCTTCACCACCGGGTCGAGCGGTGCGGTGACCGTCTATCTGCACGGCTGGTACGGGCAGGGCACGGTCTACGGTGACGACCTCTCCGTGACCTCCTGA
- the egtC gene encoding ergothioneine biosynthesis protein EgtC, giving the protein MCRHIAYLGPPVTLGTMVTEPVHSLVRQSWEPRRQRYGTVNADGFGVGWYAEGDPVPGRYRRQGPVWGDQTFADLARVVRSHALLAAVRDATEADPDGEAAAAPFTGGGVLFSHNGAVKGWPESMAPLAATLPAAELLRLTARCDSALVWALVLHRLEAGDALPQAVADTVREVAEAAPGSRLNLLLTDGRTIVATAWGDTLWLLAEPGRHTVVASEPYDDDPRWHEVPDRTLLTATGTDVLLTPLKEPTE; this is encoded by the coding sequence ATGTGCCGTCATATCGCTTACCTGGGACCGCCGGTGACTCTGGGCACGATGGTGACGGAGCCGGTGCACTCGCTGGTGCGCCAGTCCTGGGAGCCGCGCCGGCAGCGGTACGGGACCGTCAACGCGGACGGGTTCGGTGTCGGCTGGTACGCGGAGGGGGACCCGGTCCCGGGACGCTACCGCAGGCAGGGGCCCGTCTGGGGCGACCAGACCTTCGCGGACCTGGCCAGGGTGGTGCGCAGCCATGCCCTGCTCGCGGCGGTCCGGGACGCGACGGAGGCGGATCCGGACGGCGAGGCGGCGGCCGCGCCCTTCACCGGGGGCGGAGTGCTGTTCAGTCACAACGGCGCGGTGAAGGGCTGGCCGGAGTCGATGGCCCCCCTGGCGGCGACGCTTCCCGCGGCCGAACTGCTCAGGCTCACCGCCCGCTGCGACTCCGCCCTGGTGTGGGCGCTCGTACTGCACCGGCTGGAGGCGGGCGACGCGCTCCCGCAGGCCGTCGCCGACACCGTCCGGGAGGTCGCCGAGGCGGCACCCGGCTCCCGGCTCAATCTGCTGCTCACCGACGGCCGCACCATCGTGGCGACGGCCTGGGGCGACACCCTGTGGCTGCTGGCCGAGCCCGGCCGGCACACGGTCGTCGCCTCGGAGCCCTACGACGACGATCCGCGCTGGCACGAGGTCCCCGACCGCACACTGCTCACCGCGACCGGCACCGATGTCCTGCTGACCCCGCTCAAGGAGCCCACCGAGTGA
- a CDS encoding 1-acyl-sn-glycerol-3-phosphate acyltransferase, with translation MSAWLPAAPCTPAACATHDGRSRHPLPAVALLCAGCALVLTGVLCAPLALLLGRSRRAPLTRTWAHGVVRAFGVRVRVVGRPRAHRAGPGALVVANHVSWLDIPLVAAVCPGRMLAKSDIRRWPLLGPLAALGGTLFVERERLRALPVTVHAVASALRRGSRVVVFPEGSTWCGRGPGGRFRPAAFQAAIDAGAAVQPVRIRYLREPAGHRVPAGATAFVGDDPLTASLWRVVRAAGLTAEIHVMPPIPAGSVTTRRALAALAQSTVARDSANLPSESVHH, from the coding sequence TTGAGCGCCTGGCTGCCCGCCGCGCCCTGCACGCCGGCGGCATGCGCCACCCACGACGGCCGGTCCCGGCACCCGCTCCCGGCCGTGGCCCTGCTCTGCGCGGGCTGTGCGCTCGTCCTCACCGGCGTGCTGTGCGCCCCGCTCGCGCTCCTGCTGGGCCGGTCCCGCCGCGCGCCGCTGACCCGGACCTGGGCGCACGGGGTGGTCCGGGCCTTCGGGGTCAGGGTGCGCGTCGTCGGCCGGCCGCGGGCGCACCGGGCCGGCCCCGGCGCCCTCGTCGTCGCCAACCACGTCTCCTGGCTGGACATACCGCTGGTGGCCGCCGTGTGCCCCGGCCGGATGCTCGCCAAGAGCGACATCAGACGCTGGCCGCTGCTCGGGCCGCTCGCCGCGCTCGGCGGCACCCTCTTCGTCGAGCGCGAACGGCTGCGCGCCCTGCCCGTGACCGTGCACGCCGTCGCCTCGGCGCTGCGGAGAGGGTCGCGGGTCGTCGTCTTCCCGGAAGGCAGCACCTGGTGCGGCCGCGGGCCGGGCGGCAGGTTCCGCCCCGCGGCCTTCCAGGCGGCGATCGACGCCGGCGCCGCCGTCCAGCCGGTCCGCATCCGCTATCTCCGTGAGCCCGCCGGACACCGGGTCCCGGCGGGCGCCACGGCGTTCGTCGGCGACGATCCGCTGACCGCCTCCCTGTGGCGGGTCGTCCGGGCCGCCGGGCTGACCGCCGAGATCCACGTCATGCCGCCGATCCCGGCGGGCAGTGTCACCACCCGCCGCGCACTGGCCGCACTCGCTCAGTCCACGGTGGCCAGGGACAGCGCGAACCTGCCCTCGGAGTCCGTCCACCACTGA
- a CDS encoding GNAT family N-acetyltransferase — protein sequence MHVLPSASPAPAAPSVPLRRPLLAAPAAQPRYRVSLAVDQAEVRAAQRLRHQVFAAEFGARLDGPEPGLDSDAFDSYCDHLLVKESATGEIVATYRLLPPGRARIAGRLYAESEFDLTRLAPIRDDLVEVGRSCVHPAHRDGAVIALIWAGLARYMERSGHNWLAGCCSVPLSDGGTAAALAWETVRTKHLAPEEYWVSPHRLWQPPAALPGPPTGPAGRAGLPPLLRGYLRLGARVCGAPAHDPDFNVADLYVLLSLRGTDPRYLRHFLSLAPRS from the coding sequence ATGCATGTGCTGCCCTCCGCGTCCCCCGCCCCCGCCGCCCCGTCCGTTCCGTTGCGGCGGCCCCTCCTGGCCGCCCCCGCGGCCCAGCCCCGCTACCGCGTCTCCCTCGCCGTGGACCAGGCCGAGGTGCGCGCCGCCCAGCGGCTGCGTCACCAGGTCTTCGCCGCCGAGTTCGGCGCACGGCTCGACGGGCCCGAACCGGGCCTGGACAGCGACGCGTTCGACTCGTACTGCGACCACCTCCTCGTCAAGGAGTCGGCCACCGGCGAGATCGTCGCCACCTACCGGCTGCTGCCGCCCGGGCGCGCCAGGATCGCGGGCCGCCTCTACGCCGAGAGCGAGTTCGACCTGACCCGGCTCGCCCCCATCCGCGACGACCTGGTCGAGGTCGGCCGCTCCTGCGTCCACCCCGCCCACCGCGACGGCGCCGTCATCGCACTGATCTGGGCAGGCCTCGCCCGCTACATGGAACGCAGCGGGCACAACTGGCTGGCCGGCTGCTGCTCGGTCCCGCTCTCCGACGGCGGCACCGCGGCCGCCCTGGCCTGGGAGACCGTACGGACCAAGCACCTGGCGCCCGAGGAGTACTGGGTGTCCCCGCACCGCCTCTGGCAGCCCCCGGCCGCCCTCCCCGGTCCTCCGACCGGTCCCGCCGGAAGGGCAGGGCTGCCCCCGCTGCTGCGCGGCTACCTGCGGCTGGGCGCCCGGGTGTGCGGAGCCCCCGCCCACGACCCGGACTTCAACGTCGCCGACCTGTACGTCCTGCTCTCGCTGCGCGGCACCGACCCGCGCTACTTGCGCCACTTCCTCTCGCTCGCCCCGCGGAGTTGA
- the egtD gene encoding L-histidine N(alpha)-methyltransferase, whose product MSPFLLTRTLPVDATDAALRADVLHGLTRHPKTLPPKWFYDARGSELFEEITRLPEYYPTRAEREILLDRADEIAAASGARTLVELGSGSSEKTRHLLDALPRLHSYVPVDVSESALRGAAKALLEERPELSVHALIADFTAGLSLPDTPGPRLVAFLGGTIGNLLPHERAAFLTSVRALLSPGDALLLGTDLVKDEKVLVAAYDDAAGVTAAFNRNVLSVVDRELGADFVPEDFAHVARWNPQQEWIEMRLRARRALTVKIPELDLVVPFEDGEEVRTEVSAKFRKDGVRDELAGAGLRLAQWWTDSEGRFALSLATVD is encoded by the coding sequence GTGAGTCCCTTCCTGCTGACCCGCACCCTGCCGGTGGACGCGACGGACGCGGCGCTGCGCGCCGATGTGCTGCACGGCCTGACCCGGCACCCCAAGACACTGCCGCCCAAGTGGTTCTACGACGCCCGGGGCAGTGAACTGTTCGAGGAGATCACCCGGCTGCCGGAGTACTACCCGACCCGCGCCGAACGCGAGATCCTGCTCGACCGGGCGGACGAGATCGCCGCCGCGTCCGGCGCCCGGACCCTGGTCGAACTGGGCTCGGGCTCCTCGGAGAAGACCCGGCATCTGCTCGACGCCCTGCCCCGGCTGCACAGTTACGTACCGGTCGATGTGAGCGAGAGCGCGCTTCGCGGTGCGGCGAAGGCGCTGCTGGAGGAACGGCCGGAGCTGTCCGTGCACGCCCTGATCGCGGACTTCACGGCCGGACTCTCCCTGCCGGACACGCCGGGGCCGCGGCTCGTGGCGTTCCTGGGCGGGACCATCGGCAATCTGCTGCCGCACGAGCGGGCGGCGTTCCTCACGTCCGTGCGTGCGCTGCTCTCCCCCGGTGACGCGCTGCTGCTCGGCACGGATCTGGTGAAGGACGAGAAGGTGCTGGTCGCGGCGTACGACGACGCGGCCGGGGTGACGGCCGCGTTCAACCGGAACGTCCTGTCGGTCGTCGACCGGGAGCTGGGCGCCGACTTCGTACCGGAGGACTTCGCGCACGTGGCCCGGTGGAATCCGCAGCAGGAGTGGATCGAGATGCGGCTGCGGGCCCGCCGGGCGCTGACGGTGAAGATCCCGGAGCTGGATCTGGTGGTGCCGTTCGAGGACGGTGAGGAGGTGCGGACCGAGGTGTCGGCCAAGTTCCGCAAGGACGGTGTGCGGGACGAGCTGGCCGGTGCCGGGCTGCGGCTGGCTCAGTGGTGGACGGACTCCGAGGGCAGGTTCGCGCTGTCCCTGGCCACCGTGGACTGA
- a CDS encoding extracellular solute-binding protein — protein sequence MKNRMLFGAVALISTAALGGCGVIPGSGGSGSEKVTIWLMKDSVTSDFLDRFKKAYEEEHSSVELEFRIQSWSGIGPKVLEALGGKDTPDVIEVGNTQVAQYAESGNLRDLTLESMRDLGSEDWLPGLAEPGSIGGVQYGIPWYAANRVVIYNKDLFEQAGIKTPPKTRAQWIEDSEKLNRNGDQGMYLPGQNWYVLAGFIWDEGGELATDKGGDWQGVLNSSAALKGMDFYSELQALGDGPKDADEEKPPQSDVFAKGNVAQIISTPSSATLIEKANPELKGKLGYFPIPGKTAKAPGSVFTGGSDLIVPQKADQRSAGFQVIKALAGAKWQEELAKTMSYVPNKPSLAHVIEGEESTAAMAEGAARGHATPNSPQWAAVEADNPIKPYMTEVLQGQDPATAAKTASEKITELLAGS from the coding sequence GTGAAAAACCGCATGCTCTTCGGAGCCGTTGCCCTGATTTCCACCGCCGCGCTGGGCGGGTGCGGAGTGATTCCCGGCTCGGGCGGCTCAGGCAGCGAGAAGGTCACGATCTGGCTGATGAAGGACAGTGTCACGTCCGACTTCCTGGACCGTTTCAAGAAGGCGTACGAGGAGGAGCACTCCTCGGTCGAACTGGAGTTCAGGATCCAGAGCTGGAGCGGTATCGGCCCGAAGGTGCTGGAGGCGCTGGGCGGCAAGGACACCCCGGACGTCATCGAGGTCGGCAACACCCAGGTCGCCCAGTACGCGGAGAGCGGCAATCTGCGCGACCTCACCCTGGAGTCCATGCGTGACCTGGGCAGCGAGGACTGGCTGCCCGGTCTCGCCGAACCCGGCAGCATCGGCGGCGTCCAGTACGGAATCCCCTGGTACGCGGCCAACCGCGTGGTGATCTACAACAAGGACCTGTTCGAGCAGGCCGGCATCAAGACCCCGCCGAAGACGCGCGCGCAGTGGATCGAGGACAGCGAGAAGCTGAACCGGAACGGCGATCAGGGCATGTATCTGCCCGGCCAGAACTGGTACGTACTCGCCGGCTTCATCTGGGACGAGGGCGGTGAACTCGCCACCGACAAGGGCGGCGACTGGCAGGGGGTTCTCAACAGTTCCGCCGCCCTCAAGGGCATGGACTTCTATTCCGAGCTCCAGGCGCTGGGCGACGGGCCCAAGGACGCGGACGAGGAAAAGCCCCCGCAGAGCGACGTGTTCGCCAAGGGGAATGTCGCGCAGATCATCTCCACCCCCAGCTCCGCCACCCTGATCGAGAAGGCGAACCCCGAACTCAAGGGAAAGCTGGGCTACTTCCCGATACCCGGCAAGACCGCGAAGGCGCCCGGTTCGGTATTCACCGGCGGATCCGATCTGATCGTTCCGCAGAAGGCGGACCAGCGCAGCGCGGGATTCCAGGTCATCAAGGCGCTGGCCGGCGCCAAGTGGCAGGAGGAGCTCGCCAAGACCATGAGCTACGTGCCCAACAAGCCCTCCCTGGCCCACGTCATCGAGGGCGAGGAGAGCACCGCCGCGATGGCCGAGGGTGCCGCACGCGGCCACGCCACCCCCAACTCGCCGCAGTGGGCGGCCGTCGAGGCCGACAACCCGATCAAGCCGTACATGACGGAGGTCCTCCAGGGCCAGGACCCGGCGACCGCGGCGAAGACCGCATCCGAGAAGATCACCGAGCTGCTCGCGGGCAGCTGA
- the egtB gene encoding ergothioneine biosynthesis protein EgtB: protein MTDSPAPSPHGTRGPDLQDPEVLRERALAALLTARRRTTLLTDSVDDHELTAQHSPLMSPLVWDLAHIGNQEELWLLRGVAGREAMRPEIDGLYDAFEHPRATRPSLPLLAPAEARSYASEVRGRALDVLESTPLGGPALVRSGFAFGMIAQHEQQHDETMLITHQLRSGPAALSAPEPPHATDAATLAAEVMVPGGPFMMGTSTEPWALDNERPAHRREVPGFFIDTAPVTCGAYRAFIEDGGYGERSWWAPEGWAMVREHELTAPLFWHRDAGQWLRRRFGVTEPVPEDEPVLHVSWYEADAYARWAGRRLPTEAEWEKAARHDPASGRSRRYPWGDDDPAPVHANLGQRHLRPAPAGAYPAGRSPSGAGQLIGDVWEWTSSDFLPYPGFAPFPYREYSEVFFGPEHKVLRGGSFAVDAVACRGTFRNWDLPVRRQIFSGFRTARDL, encoded by the coding sequence ATGACCGACTCCCCCGCACCTTCGCCGCACGGGACCCGGGGCCCGGACCTCCAGGACCCCGAGGTGCTCCGGGAGCGCGCGCTCGCCGCGCTCCTCACCGCCCGACGGCGCACCACGCTCCTCACCGACAGCGTCGACGACCACGAACTCACCGCCCAGCACTCACCGTTGATGTCGCCCCTGGTCTGGGACCTCGCGCACATCGGCAATCAGGAAGAGCTGTGGCTGCTGCGCGGCGTGGCGGGCCGGGAGGCCATGCGCCCGGAGATCGACGGCCTCTACGACGCCTTCGAGCACCCCCGGGCCACCCGCCCCTCGCTCCCCCTGCTGGCACCGGCCGAGGCCCGGTCCTACGCCTCGGAGGTACGCGGACGGGCCCTGGACGTCCTGGAGTCCACCCCGCTGGGCGGTCCCGCGCTCGTCCGGTCCGGATTCGCCTTCGGCATGATCGCCCAGCACGAACAGCAGCACGACGAGACCATGCTGATCACCCATCAGCTGCGCTCGGGTCCGGCCGCGCTGAGCGCGCCCGAGCCGCCGCATGCCACCGACGCGGCCACCCTGGCGGCCGAAGTCATGGTGCCCGGCGGCCCGTTCATGATGGGGACGTCGACCGAGCCGTGGGCGCTGGACAACGAACGCCCCGCGCACCGGCGCGAGGTCCCCGGGTTCTTCATCGACACCGCCCCGGTGACCTGCGGCGCCTACCGCGCGTTCATCGAGGACGGCGGATACGGCGAGCGGAGCTGGTGGGCGCCCGAGGGCTGGGCGATGGTCCGGGAGCACGAGCTGACCGCACCGCTGTTCTGGCACCGCGACGCCGGGCAGTGGCTGCGCCGCCGCTTCGGGGTGACCGAACCGGTGCCGGAGGACGAGCCGGTGCTGCACGTCAGCTGGTACGAGGCGGACGCGTACGCCCGCTGGGCCGGCCGCCGGCTGCCCACCGAGGCGGAGTGGGAGAAGGCCGCCCGCCACGACCCGGCGTCCGGGCGCTCCCGGCGCTATCCGTGGGGCGACGATGACCCGGCACCGGTCCACGCCAACCTGGGGCAGCGCCATCTGCGGCCCGCGCCCGCGGGGGCGTACCCGGCCGGGCGGTCGCCGTCCGGCGCCGGGCAGCTGATCGGCGACGTCTGGGAGTGGACGTCGAGCGACTTCCTGCCCTATCCGGGCTTCGCGCCGTTCCCGTACCGCGAGTACTCGGAGGTGTTCTTCGGGCCGGAGCACAAGGTGCTGCGCGGCGGTTCGTTCGCGGTGGACGCGGTGGCCTGCCGGGGCACGTTCCGCAACTGGGACCTGCCGGTGAGGCGCCAGATCTTCTCCGGATTCCGTACCGCGAGGGACCTCTGA
- the uvrA gene encoding excinuclease ABC subunit UvrA, translating to MPTPHDPYVRVRGAGEHNLRDVDVDIPRDTLTVFTGVSGSGKSSLAFGTIYAEAQRRYFESVAPYARRLIHQVGAPKVGEITGLPPAVSLEQRRSAPGARSSVGTVTTLSNSLRMLFSRAGRYPEGAERLDSDSFSPNTAAGACPECHGLGRIHRTTQELLVPDPGLSIREGAIAAWPGAWQGKNLRDVLDALGYDVDRPWRELDPADREWILFTDEQPVVTVHPVRDAGRIQRPYQGTYMSARRYVMHTFADSRSRPLRAKAERFLTSAPCPVCDGSRLRPEAMAVTFAGRTIAELAGLPLTGLAEVLAAAGGDETAHVLTADLLARIGTVTELGLGYLSLDRTAPTLSSGELQRLRLATQLRSGLFGVVYVLDEPSAGLHPADTESLLAVLGRLKEAGNTVFVVEHQMDVVRQADWLVDVGPLAGEHGGRVLHSGPPAGLAGVPESATRRFLFDDAPVPVREVRAPSGWLRLRGVDRHNVRDVDAAFPLGVFTAVTGVSGSGKSTLVGQVLAGVLADRQATDASQEQVERPAPGCASAEGLAAVDRLVQVDQRPIGRTPRSNLATYTGLFDVVRKLFAGTDTARERGYRAGRFSFNVTGGRCETCQGEGFVSVELLFLPSTYVPCPDCHGARYNPETLDVTLRGLNIAQVLDLTVESAAGFFADTPAAARSLRTLLDVGLGYLRLGQPATELSGGEAQRIKLAAELQRARRGHTLYLLDEPTTGLHPADVEVLMRQLHGLVDAGSTVVVVEHDMAVVAGADWVIDLGPGGGDRGGRIVAAGPPVEVAGSADSRTATYLRAALPRD from the coding sequence ATGCCCACCCCCCACGATCCGTACGTCAGGGTCCGCGGCGCCGGCGAGCACAACCTGCGGGACGTCGACGTCGACATCCCGCGCGACACCCTCACCGTCTTCACCGGCGTCTCCGGCTCCGGGAAGTCCTCGCTGGCCTTCGGCACGATCTACGCCGAGGCGCAGCGCCGCTACTTCGAGTCCGTCGCGCCCTACGCCCGCCGGCTCATCCACCAGGTCGGCGCACCGAAGGTCGGCGAGATCACCGGGCTGCCGCCCGCGGTCTCACTGGAACAGCGGAGGTCCGCCCCAGGCGCCCGGTCGTCCGTCGGCACCGTGACCACGCTCTCCAACTCGCTGCGGATGCTGTTCTCCCGGGCCGGGCGTTACCCGGAGGGCGCAGAGCGTCTGGACTCGGACTCCTTCTCGCCGAACACCGCCGCCGGGGCCTGCCCCGAGTGCCACGGTCTCGGCCGGATCCACCGGACCACTCAGGAGCTGCTGGTCCCCGACCCCGGACTGTCGATCAGGGAAGGGGCCATCGCCGCCTGGCCGGGTGCGTGGCAGGGCAAGAACCTGCGCGATGTGCTGGACGCGCTCGGGTACGACGTCGACCGGCCGTGGCGGGAGCTCGACCCGGCCGACCGTGAGTGGATCCTGTTCACCGACGAGCAGCCGGTGGTGACGGTCCATCCGGTGCGGGACGCGGGCCGGATCCAACGCCCTTACCAGGGTACGTACATGAGCGCACGGCGCTATGTGATGCACACCTTCGCCGACTCCCGGAGCCGCCCCCTGCGGGCGAAGGCCGAGCGCTTCCTGACCAGTGCGCCCTGCCCGGTCTGCGACGGCAGCCGGCTGCGGCCGGAGGCGATGGCGGTGACGTTCGCGGGCCGGACGATCGCGGAGCTGGCCGGTCTGCCGCTCACCGGGCTCGCCGAGGTGCTCGCGGCCGCGGGCGGCGACGAGACCGCCCACGTGCTGACGGCCGACCTGCTCGCCAGGATCGGGACGGTCACCGAGCTGGGGCTCGGCTACCTCAGCCTGGACCGGACGGCTCCGACACTGTCCTCCGGCGAGCTCCAGCGGCTGCGGCTGGCCACCCAGCTGCGGTCGGGGCTGTTCGGGGTGGTGTACGTCCTGGACGAGCCGTCGGCCGGGCTGCATCCGGCGGACACCGAGTCGCTGCTCGCGGTGCTCGGCCGGCTGAAGGAGGCCGGGAACACGGTATTCGTCGTGGAACACCAGATGGACGTGGTGCGGCAGGCCGACTGGCTCGTCGACGTGGGGCCGCTGGCCGGTGAGCACGGCGGGCGGGTGCTGCACAGCGGGCCGCCGGCCGGGCTCGCCGGGGTCCCGGAGTCGGCGACGCGGCGCTTCCTCTTCGACGACGCCCCCGTCCCCGTACGCGAGGTGCGTGCGCCCTCGGGATGGCTGCGGCTGCGCGGGGTGGACCGGCACAACGTGCGCGACGTGGACGCCGCCTTCCCGCTCGGGGTCTTCACGGCCGTCACCGGGGTCTCGGGCTCGGGGAAGTCGACGCTGGTAGGGCAGGTGCTCGCGGGTGTGCTGGCCGACCGGCAGGCCACGGACGCCTCCCAGGAGCAGGTGGAACGGCCCGCTCCGGGCTGCGCGTCGGCGGAGGGCCTGGCCGCGGTGGACCGCCTCGTCCAGGTCGACCAGCGCCCCATCGGCCGTACCCCCCGGTCCAACCTGGCCACGTACACGGGACTGTTCGACGTCGTGCGCAAGCTGTTCGCCGGGACGGACACGGCTCGCGAGCGGGGCTACCGGGCCGGCCGGTTCTCCTTCAACGTGACGGGCGGGCGGTGCGAGACCTGCCAGGGCGAGGGGTTCGTCTCGGTGGAGCTGCTCTTCCTGCCCAGTACGTACGTGCCCTGCCCGGACTGTCACGGCGCGCGCTACAACCCCGAGACCCTCGACGTCACGCTGCGGGGCCTGAACATCGCTCAGGTGCTGGATCTGACGGTGGAGTCGGCGGCCGGGTTCTTCGCGGACACGCCCGCCGCCGCACGCAGCCTGCGGACGCTGCTCGACGTGGGGCTCGGTTACCTGCGCCTCGGCCAGCCGGCGACGGAGCTGTCCGGCGGCGAGGCGCAGCGGATCAAGCTGGCCGCGGAGCTGCAGCGTGCCCGCCGCGGCCACACGCTGTATCTGCTGGACGAGCCGACGACGGGGCTGCATCCGGCCGATGTCGAGGTGCTGATGCGGCAGTTGCACGGTCTGGTCGACGCGGGCAGCACGGTGGTGGTCGTGGAGCACGACATGGCGGTGGTGGCCGGCGCCGACTGGGTGATCGACCTCGGACCGGGCGGCGGCGACCGGGGCGGCCGGATCGTGGCCGCGGGACCGCCGGTGGAGGTGGCCGGGTCCGCGGACAGCCGGACGGCCACGTATCTGCGTGCCGCGCTCCCCCGGGACTGA